A region from the Thermoplasmatales archaeon genome encodes:
- the trm1_1 gene encoding tRNA (guanine(26)-N(2))-dimethyltransferase: MPGFYNLSQKLNRDISVLFVKATQPRKSLDAFGGTGVRGIRLAKETNTEVVISEQNPKAYDYITHNIGQNNLEIGSYNIGFHEACDLDIFDYIDVDPYGSIVPYVDRAVVSVRPGGYVAFTATDLSSLTGSVPSKTRRRYGAFITNDTFRHEMGVRLLISYVVHRAAVFDRAAMPLLSLWNSHFYRLFFRLEKGVKKADELIDRIGYVNKNHMLWDVYTDVDEGPVWTGRLNDPFVLDRISGLWTSIGGKALSKYVDLMPFEDLSILFYDLTRISQQIHTSVPRVTQVITKLRDAGFKAGRTEFSDTGVKCNCNIRDLTSVLG; encoded by the coding sequence ATGCCGGGTTTCTACAACCTTTCACAGAAATTGAACAGAGACATATCAGTCCTTTTCGTCAAAGCGACACAACCACGCAAGTCCCTTGACGCATTCGGAGGGACCGGTGTCCGCGGGATAAGACTTGCCAAGGAGACTAACACAGAGGTCGTCATTTCAGAACAGAATCCAAAGGCATATGATTACATAACCCACAACATAGGGCAGAATAACCTGGAAATTGGGTCTTATAATATCGGTTTTCATGAAGCATGCGACCTGGATATTTTTGACTACATAGATGTTGACCCCTACGGTTCAATAGTGCCTTACGTGGACAGGGCGGTGGTTTCTGTCAGGCCTGGAGGATACGTTGCATTCACTGCTACTGACCTCAGCTCACTTACCGGGTCTGTGCCTTCAAAGACCAGGAGAAGGTATGGTGCATTCATAACTAACGATACTTTCCGGCACGAGATGGGTGTGAGACTTCTGATTTCTTATGTTGTGCATCGTGCGGCGGTCTTTGATCGAGCGGCAATGCCGCTTCTGTCTTTGTGGAATTCGCATTTTTACCGCCTATTTTTCAGGTTGGAGAAGGGCGTGAAAAAAGCTGATGAACTTATCGATCGTATTGGGTATGTCAATAAGAACCACATGCTCTGGGACGTTTATACTGATGTTGATGAAGGGCCTGTGTGGACTGGCAGGTTAAATGATCCATTCGTTCTGGACAGAATTTCGGGTTTGTGGACATCCATTGGCGGTAAGGCTCTGTCGAAATATGTCGATCTTATGCCGTTTGAGGATCTTTCTATTTTGTTTTATGATCTGACAAGAATTTCCCAGCAAATCCATACTTCGGTGCCCAGGGTAACCCAGGTGATAACAAAACTGCGTGATGCGGGGTTCAAGGCTGGGAGAACAGAATTTTCAGATACTGGCGTAAAGTGCAACTGCAATATTAGGGACTTGACCTCAGTTCTGGGATAA
- a CDS encoding putative NTPase, translated as MAVKVGITGPVGSIKAEALKKIIDMLQKDGLEVQGLLVTENANNSKLTGYSIFDIYTKKKALFADTGITSRVKIDKLGVDTRILEEILIPSLQKARENADIIVIDEIGKLENATKNVQKEIEETLKSTKPLIVTLHKKSRNPVLQEIRSLEGIRVFDITPINRNILPFKVMRVLKGEEGP; from the coding sequence ATGGCAGTTAAGGTAGGAATTACAGGCCCGGTCGGGTCAATAAAAGCAGAAGCCCTTAAGAAGATAATCGACATGTTACAGAAGGATGGCCTTGAAGTTCAGGGGCTCCTGGTAACGGAAAATGCCAATAATTCAAAACTGACAGGTTATTCAATCTTTGACATTTACACAAAGAAGAAAGCTCTTTTTGCTGATACTGGAATCACTTCACGAGTGAAGATTGACAAGCTCGGCGTGGACACCAGAATCCTTGAGGAAATACTCATCCCAAGCCTGCAGAAGGCAAGAGAAAATGCAGATATTATTGTAATAGACGAGATTGGAAAACTTGAAAATGCGACGAAAAACGTGCAAAAAGAGATTGAGGAGACGCTGAAATCTACCAAGCCACTGATCGTTACACTGCATAAGAAATCCAGGAATCCCGTACTGCAGGAAATCAGGAGTCTTGAAGGAATCCGCGTGTTTGATATAACTCCAATCAACAGGAATATACTTCCATTCAAGGTTATGCGTGTACTGAAGGGAGAAGAAGGGCCATAA
- the mptD gene encoding Dihydroneopterin aldolase has protein sequence MHDPAANYFKCTERERAIFEAGIKLGTVYHQYVGVPINLSNLNSLENAIRESVMVQPFVENAEVSIDPEMVKKRQGVYKYITLAGEMLNVKLSIKYGKEAVTARLEYVPEMDYPLMHLDG, from the coding sequence ATGCACGACCCTGCCGCAAATTATTTCAAGTGTACAGAGAGGGAACGGGCTATTTTTGAGGCAGGAATAAAGCTGGGAACAGTATATCACCAGTACGTGGGCGTCCCAATAAACCTGAGTAACCTCAATTCACTGGAAAACGCAATAAGGGAAAGCGTTATGGTACAGCCGTTTGTTGAAAATGCTGAGGTCAGCATCGATCCTGAAATGGTTAAGAAACGACAGGGAGTGTACAAGTACATCACTCTGGCCGGTGAAATGCTTAACGTTAAGCTTAGTATAAAATACGGAAAAGAAGCAGTTACAGCAAGACTTGAGTACGTGCCGGAAATGGATTATCCGCTGATGCACCTGGATGGTTGA
- a CDS encoding type-IV secretion system protein TraC, which translates to MEESKAKVSVERKFRITGPQAKIGNSFAFLSLTDAEYDSAGMYCSLVESTNLRLKHRVSFSPLPVKASERIIARMRASRVSEMRYEEKRNRTRYLQLKRHVHSLEQLLGSISGNNHRIYKTSLQIILDNSHPVELSRGARRLISSLGFMGLTFKIDKHLTKQHIVSLLTPFFYGKKEYLMDSLSVASILPLHFEQAPPTGGIAVGVDDLTEKPVFLELFNGNSFNVLSFGETGSGKSFFSKLILRRLIITGAVDHIYIIDPLGEYGSSIFPEDSTVINIGKGDYLDPLRDARNNTETLDAIFSMLMHYDPDIMDDARNMRYILSEYLEIDGTRTMKGLLQFIRSKDSGHASARIISELLSTAFLNEVVPDDRRIIIFRTGQYIDPGNEHSMVSILLSLISMISSTAGRKVILVDEAHNLIDNSACAALLDMITRHARHYDTSVISMTQNPEDFFTNPRSRSLLLNSSRIFGFRTKSSNALDYSISGNEAFKGVDFASLMGGKTSPYSECVVFSENHLRKVRILCTEREKYLIDGINN; encoded by the coding sequence ATGGAAGAAAGTAAAGCGAAAGTCTCCGTTGAACGCAAGTTCAGGATCACGGGCCCTCAGGCAAAGATCGGCAACAGTTTTGCATTCCTGTCATTGACCGATGCTGAATATGATTCCGCAGGAATGTACTGTTCACTGGTCGAGTCCACAAACCTGCGCCTGAAACACAGGGTATCTTTTTCTCCTCTGCCGGTAAAGGCATCTGAAAGGATCATAGCCCGAATGCGGGCTTCGCGAGTGTCAGAGATGAGATATGAAGAAAAGAGGAACAGGACAAGGTACCTTCAGCTCAAGAGGCACGTCCACAGCCTGGAACAGCTTCTCGGATCTATTTCGGGGAACAACCATCGCATTTACAAGACTAGTCTGCAGATAATCCTGGATAACAGCCATCCGGTTGAACTATCAAGAGGGGCAAGAAGGCTAATCTCTTCTCTGGGATTTATGGGCCTCACCTTTAAAATTGATAAACATCTGACAAAGCAGCACATAGTATCTCTGCTCACCCCGTTCTTTTACGGAAAAAAAGAATATCTGATGGATTCACTGTCCGTCGCAAGTATCCTGCCTCTCCATTTTGAACAGGCTCCACCAACCGGAGGAATAGCGGTAGGCGTGGACGACCTGACCGAAAAGCCTGTTTTTCTAGAGCTTTTCAACGGAAACTCTTTCAATGTACTTTCGTTCGGCGAGACAGGTTCCGGGAAATCATTCTTTTCAAAATTGATCTTACGTAGGTTAATCATAACAGGAGCTGTGGACCACATCTATATAATCGACCCGCTTGGAGAATACGGATCGTCTATTTTTCCAGAGGACTCCACAGTTATCAATATCGGGAAGGGGGATTATCTGGACCCGCTGAGGGATGCCCGAAATAATACTGAGACGCTGGATGCCATCTTCTCAATGCTGATGCATTATGATCCTGATATCATGGATGATGCCCGGAATATGAGATATATACTGAGTGAATACCTTGAAATTGACGGGACCAGGACCATGAAAGGCCTGCTTCAATTCATCAGGTCAAAAGACTCGGGGCATGCCTCGGCCAGGATAATATCTGAACTTCTCTCAACGGCTTTCCTCAATGAGGTGGTTCCAGACGACAGGAGGATAATTATTTTCAGGACTGGACAGTACATTGACCCAGGCAATGAACATTCCATGGTTTCCATACTTCTGTCGCTGATATCAATGATCTCATCAACCGCGGGAAGGAAGGTTATACTTGTTGACGAAGCACACAACCTTATCGATAACAGTGCATGCGCTGCTCTCCTGGATATGATTACTCGTCACGCACGGCACTATGACACATCTGTCATAAGCATGACCCAGAACCCGGAGGATTTCTTCACCAACCCAAGGTCCCGTTCCCTGCTGCTCAACAGCTCAAGAATTTTTGGTTTCCGCACAAAGTCATCCAATGCATTAGATTACTCAATATCAGGAAATGAGGCGTTCAAGGGAGTAGATTTTGCCTCGCTCATGGGAGGAAAAACATCCCCCTATTCTGAATGTGTTGTATTCTCAGAAAATCATTTACGCAAAGTAAGAATACTATGTACAGAGAGGGAAAAATATCTGATAGACGGTATCAACAACTAG
- a CDS encoding acyl-CoA esterase, translating into METRKWEDSYTKIERLVLPADTNIFNALYGGRLVEWIDNVASIVAIKHARRRAVTGSIDSLYFLSPIHIADIVRMEGRVNFVTRTTMEIEVDVNSQEGLTGTERFTTKAYLTYVAVDQDGRPTPVPGLSVETEDEKRRFAEGEIRSKARLEGLSKIKKEMSLARIES; encoded by the coding sequence ATGGAAACTAGAAAATGGGAAGACTCCTATACAAAGATTGAACGCCTTGTACTGCCTGCGGATACCAACATATTCAATGCTCTTTATGGTGGGCGTCTCGTCGAATGGATCGATAATGTAGCTTCCATTGTTGCAATCAAGCATGCTCGCCGGAGAGCGGTAACAGGCAGCATAGACAGCCTTTATTTCCTTTCACCTATTCATATAGCGGACATAGTGAGAATGGAAGGCAGGGTGAATTTTGTAACCAGGACAACAATGGAAATTGAGGTTGACGTCAATTCCCAGGAAGGCCTGACAGGAACTGAACGATTTACTACGAAAGCATACCTCACTTACGTTGCGGTTGATCAGGATGGACGTCCTACCCCTGTTCCCGGGCTCTCGGTGGAAACAGAAGATGAGAAGAGAAGATTTGCCGAGGGTGAGATAAGAAGTAAGGCCAGGCTTGAGGGTCTTTCCAAGATAAAGAAAGAAATGAGCCTCGCAAGAATAGAAAGCTGA
- the rpiA gene encoding Ribose-5-phosphate isomerase A gives MDRVTDTEKLSAATSALKLVKNNSTIGLGTGTTTHYFIVGLSELVKNGLNVQCMASSIDTERKAKSRGINVIDSYPGMLDAYFDGADEVEPGGSLIKGGGGALTREKILAYNSREFNVMVDSSKIKKQLGEFGVPVEILSFGLQFTVSNIEKLGAKCRVRNGFKSDNGNPIIDCDFGEISNPANLEKDIKSVPGVVEVGLFNGMSTRIIQGKGTNCIVKEVGD, from the coding sequence ATGGACCGCGTGACTGACACTGAAAAACTGTCTGCTGCGACCAGCGCGTTAAAGCTTGTGAAAAATAACTCAACTATAGGGTTGGGGACAGGCACAACCACACATTATTTCATTGTTGGCCTTTCTGAACTTGTGAAGAATGGCCTGAACGTGCAGTGCATGGCTAGCTCAATTGATACTGAAAGAAAAGCTAAATCTCGCGGAATAAATGTAATAGACTCTTACCCGGGAATGCTTGATGCCTATTTTGACGGAGCAGACGAAGTTGAACCTGGGGGAAGCCTGATAAAAGGTGGAGGAGGTGCACTCACGCGTGAAAAGATTCTTGCATACAATAGCAGGGAATTTAACGTGATGGTCGATAGTTCTAAAATTAAGAAGCAACTTGGAGAATTTGGCGTGCCAGTGGAGATTCTAAGCTTTGGGTTGCAGTTTACAGTGTCAAACATCGAGAAACTCGGAGCGAAATGCAGAGTGAGGAATGGCTTCAAGAGCGATAATGGCAACCCCATCATTGATTGTGATTTCGGGGAAATCAGTAATCCGGCAAATCTTGAAAAGGATATAAAGAGTGTTCCGGGTGTCGTGGAAGTAGGACTATTCAATGGCATGTCCACAAGAATAATTCAGGGAAAGGGCACGAACTGTATCGTAAAAGAAGTGGGTGATTGA
- a CDS encoding putative transcriptional regulator → MPLSEESEKLARFLIISDIPRSVAYTLVYIRNKGEITSVEIERETSLRQPEVSIAMQWLRRKGWINKRNMKKEGKGRPIHGYKLSKSFNEILDEIIQELSNKIAEINNNIESLKSFQK, encoded by the coding sequence GTGCCGCTCTCAGAAGAAAGTGAAAAACTGGCCAGATTTCTAATAATTTCAGACATTCCGCGCAGTGTAGCTTATACCCTTGTTTATATCAGAAACAAAGGAGAGATAACTAGCGTAGAAATAGAAAGAGAAACGAGTCTTAGGCAGCCGGAAGTTTCCATTGCCATGCAATGGTTGCGCAGGAAGGGCTGGATAAACAAGCGCAATATGAAAAAAGAGGGAAAGGGAAGACCAATACATGGGTATAAACTTTCCAAGAGTTTTAATGAGATACTCGATGAGATAATTCAGGAATTATCAAACAAGATTGCCGAGATTAACAATAACATAGAGAGTTTAAAGTCGTTCCAGAAGTGA
- a CDS encoding leucine-responsive transcriptional regulator, with the protein MTIADMSGTLGEYYRQKIVTAIVGIEADINSVDSIMKEISGFSNVEDEYVVTGEYDLILKVRFPDYSSLQKFLVEDLGKITGVKKTKTMMALSIVKESGKKIME; encoded by the coding sequence ATGACTATAGCAGACATGTCAGGAACGCTGGGGGAATATTACCGGCAGAAAATAGTTACGGCAATAGTGGGAATTGAGGCAGACATCAATTCCGTGGATAGCATAATGAAAGAAATCTCAGGCTTCAGCAATGTGGAGGATGAATACGTTGTTACAGGAGAGTACGATCTGATTCTTAAGGTAAGATTCCCGGATTATTCCAGCCTTCAGAAATTCCTTGTTGAAGACCTTGGAAAAATAACCGGAGTCAAGAAAACAAAAACCATGATGGCCCTTTCCATCGTAAAGGAATCTGGTAAAAAAATAATGGAGTGA
- the glmS_2 gene encoding Glutamine--fructose-6-phosphate aminotransferase [isomerizing], which translates to MTDDLPSQRSGHPYIMYDMLKDSYNGIRSTIEIMEQVDMSVFKSPLTITGNGTALHSGIAGSQILAKTDLQWNCIQAYELEHYGKGAGTVIGISHTGKTKSTVDAIAKVSRYATTFGISHFANIPLLKNSYLGVVIGNGPDMSLCNTKAFFDNAFAILTVSKYYGHLQLDLESLTLKFRSVLEKADYPMKLMAENLGKVQKIFVLGAGPNMVAAREGAQKIKESTHIHAEGIELEEFNHGCTSVIDDRSLVIILSTDEDRKRTDDIVKACKFTGTKTAVINGEGDFSYSVPETTDPYIQPIFNMVPLYYLAYYLALQYGVNPDYLRFEDKRYLDYDNIVFPPGAH; encoded by the coding sequence ATGACTGACGATTTACCCTCGCAAAGGTCTGGACATCCATATATAATGTACGATATGCTGAAAGATTCTTATAATGGAATCAGGAGCACTATCGAAATCATGGAACAAGTTGACATGTCCGTTTTCAAGAGCCCGCTAACTATTACCGGAAATGGAACAGCTCTTCATTCAGGCATAGCGGGTTCACAGATACTCGCGAAGACCGATTTGCAATGGAATTGTATCCAGGCATATGAACTTGAACACTACGGAAAAGGGGCTGGAACTGTAATAGGTATTTCCCATACAGGAAAGACTAAATCAACTGTGGATGCAATTGCAAAGGTCTCCAGGTATGCAACTACGTTCGGGATTTCACACTTCGCCAATATACCGCTTCTTAAGAATTCTTACCTGGGCGTTGTAATTGGAAATGGCCCAGATATGTCACTCTGCAACACGAAAGCGTTTTTTGACAATGCATTTGCGATCCTCACAGTGTCGAAATACTACGGGCATCTCCAACTGGACCTCGAGAGCCTGACCTTAAAATTCAGATCTGTGCTTGAAAAGGCCGATTATCCCATGAAACTAATGGCAGAAAATTTAGGGAAAGTTCAAAAAATATTTGTTCTGGGAGCTGGACCGAACATGGTAGCAGCAAGAGAAGGTGCACAGAAAATTAAAGAATCCACCCATATTCACGCAGAGGGCATAGAACTTGAGGAATTTAATCATGGTTGTACATCAGTAATCGATGACAGGTCTCTGGTCATAATCCTGAGCACAGATGAAGACCGGAAAAGAACTGACGACATCGTGAAAGCTTGCAAATTCACAGGGACGAAGACTGCTGTAATAAACGGAGAAGGCGATTTCTCGTACTCTGTTCCAGAAACAACTGATCCATACATTCAACCTATTTTCAATATGGTGCCGTTATATTACCTGGCATATTACTTGGCATTGCAGTACGGAGTGAATCCTGATTACCTGAGGTTTGAAGATAAGCGGTACTTGGATTACGACAATATTGTCTTTCCGCCTGGGGCGCATTAA
- a CDS encoding NADH:flavorubredoxin oxidoreductase, with protein sequence MRAANYKKNDENSGKTRIVVLGTGFAGSAFMESFSRNLPRRYRDNADLIAVNNTNYLTFSPLLHEVATGEVFENHITIPVRSEIINHGFKFLEEEIEKVIPERNEVVTEHSNLKYDYLVMALGSENNDFGIDGVAEHAIPLKTIKNGELIRNKILESVRNAVSTEHSDGSTNGKLTFAIIGGGASGVELAASTKEYVDNLQYDYKITGLVSRVILIEAQCHLMEGSGNAFSTRLESLLKESGIELLLNTKVTKVTEDEILLDNGNFIKTSNVFWTAGVKNSSVAAMMGGSHVNKKSGRIIVDQFLRVPGFENIAVIGDNGLVLTQVQNQYVPQTAAAAVQEGNYLGERLASVVRERKNNVPFIYRDKGTMLSLGRFNGLYKLQNGFILSGFSAWLAWRLIHIIKISTFQNKVEVFSDWFSLALHRRDVIRSH encoded by the coding sequence ATGAGGGCCGCAAATTATAAAAAGAATGATGAGAATAGTGGAAAAACAAGAATAGTTGTTCTAGGAACGGGATTCGCAGGTTCGGCATTTATGGAATCTTTCAGTAGAAATTTGCCTAGAAGATACAGGGATAATGCTGATCTAATTGCTGTGAACAACACCAATTACTTGACCTTTTCTCCTCTCCTGCATGAAGTCGCGACTGGCGAGGTTTTCGAAAACCACATAACAATTCCTGTGCGTTCTGAAATCATTAACCACGGATTCAAGTTCCTAGAAGAAGAAATCGAAAAAGTGATACCTGAGCGCAATGAAGTGGTGACCGAGCACAGTAATTTAAAATACGATTATCTTGTGATGGCCCTCGGTAGTGAAAACAACGACTTTGGCATCGATGGTGTCGCAGAACATGCAATACCTCTGAAAACAATAAAAAATGGGGAACTAATTAGAAACAAGATATTGGAATCGGTCAGAAATGCAGTCTCCACAGAGCACTCAGACGGCTCGACAAATGGCAAACTTACTTTCGCTATAATAGGCGGAGGTGCTTCCGGGGTAGAACTTGCTGCTTCCACGAAAGAATACGTGGATAATCTTCAGTATGATTACAAGATTACTGGCCTTGTATCAAGGGTTATTTTAATTGAAGCACAGTGCCACCTGATGGAGGGATCGGGGAACGCTTTTTCAACCAGACTCGAGAGTCTTTTAAAAGAGTCTGGAATCGAATTGTTGCTTAATACGAAAGTCACAAAAGTCACTGAAGACGAAATATTGCTTGATAACGGGAACTTCATCAAAACCAGCAATGTTTTCTGGACAGCCGGCGTAAAAAACAGTTCCGTGGCAGCCATGATGGGTGGCAGTCATGTGAATAAAAAATCAGGCAGGATAATTGTGGACCAATTCTTGAGGGTACCAGGGTTCGAGAACATCGCTGTAATAGGTGACAATGGGCTAGTTTTGACGCAAGTACAGAACCAATATGTTCCGCAAACTGCAGCTGCTGCAGTTCAAGAGGGAAATTACCTGGGAGAAAGGCTTGCATCTGTAGTGAGAGAGAGGAAAAATAACGTTCCATTCATTTACAGAGATAAAGGTACAATGCTTTCTCTCGGAAGATTCAATGGGCTTTACAAACTCCAAAATGGCTTTATTTTATCAGGATTCAGTGCCTGGTTAGCCTGGCGACTCATTCACATCATCAAAATAAGCACATTCCAGAATAAGGTGGAAGTATTCTCTGATTGGTTTTCTTTGGCCTTGCACAGAAGAGATGTCATTAGGTCTCATTGA